AGCGGCATCGATGGCTGGTTCGGTGCCGTGGGCGCACGCCCGCCGCGCTGGAAACAGGCGGTGGCGATCTGGCTGGCGTTTTTCCCGGTGTCGCTGCTGTTCAATTTCGGCCTGGCCCCCCTGCTTGGCGAGCTGGACCTGTTCAGCCGAGTGCTGGTCAGCACCTTGGCGCTGACCCCGCTGATGGTTTACCTGTTCATCCCGTTGTCGACGCACCTGCTGGCGAACTGGCTGCATCCAACCGCGCCGCGCAAGGTCAGCGAAGCCGCTGTCTGAGTACAGGGGAGACGGGTCACTGGTATAGTTTGCATCTGCCAGCGACTCGAGCCTCCCATGACTGCAACCAACGCCCCGATCCTGATCACCGGTGCCGGCCAGCGTGTCGGCCTGTATTGCGCCGAGCGCCTGCTGGACGAAGGGCAACCGGTGATATTCAGCTACCGCAGCGAACGTCCAGGTGTGCAGCGCCTGCGCGAACGCGGCGCGGTCGGCCTGTTTGCCGATTTTTCCAGCGAGGCGGGAATCCTGGCGTTCATCGCTGAGCTGAAGACACAGACCGACGCGCTGCGCGCGATCATCCACAACGCCTCGGCCTGGGTCGCGGAAACGCCGGGCGACGAAAGCCGCGCCTTTATCGATATGTTCAGCGTGCACATGCTTGCGCCGTACCTGATCAACCTGCATTGTTCACCTCTGCTGCACCGCTCGACACCGGCCGACATCGTGCATATCAGCGACGATGTGGTGCGCAAGGGCAGCCGTCAGCACATCGCCTATTGCGCCACCAAGGCCGGGCTCGACAGCCTCACGCTGTCGTTTGCCGCGCAGTTCGCGCCGTTGATCAAGGTCAACGGCATAGCACCGGCCATGGTGATGTTCAATGAAGGCGACGACGCGGCCTATCGCGCCAGGGTCCTGGCCAAGTCGGCACTGGGCATCGAGCCCGGGCCGCAAGTGATCTACCAGAGCGTGCGTTACCTGCTGGACAACCCCTATGTCACCGGGACCACCCTGACCGTCAACGGCGGGCGGCACATCAAGTAAGCCGTTTGTGAGGATGTTGTATGACTTTGTCCCTGCCCCACCATTACCGCGAGATTCTCAAGGGCCTGGGTGAAGATCCTGAGCGCGAAGGCCTGCTCGATACGCCCAAGCGCGCCGCCAAGGCGATGCAGTATCTGTGTCATGGCTACGAGCAGAACCTGCAGGACATCGTCAACGGCGCATTGTTCGCCTCCGACAATGACGAGATGGTGATCCTCAAGGACATTGAGTTGTACTCGCTGTGCGAGCATCACCTGCTGCCCTTTATCGGCAAGGCCCACGTGGCCTATATTCCGACCGGCAAGGTGCTGGGCCTGTCGAAGCTGGCGCGCATCGTCGACATGTTCGCCCGGCGCCTGCAGATCCAGGAAAACCTCACGCGGCAGATCGCCGACGCCATCCAGGACGTGACCCAGGCCGCCGGCGTGGCGGTGGTGATCGAAGCCAGGCACATGTGCATGATGATGCGCGGCGTGGAAAAACAGAATTCAACCA
This genomic stretch from Pseudomonas orientalis harbors:
- the folM gene encoding dihydromonapterin reductase produces the protein MTATNAPILITGAGQRVGLYCAERLLDEGQPVIFSYRSERPGVQRLRERGAVGLFADFSSEAGILAFIAELKTQTDALRAIIHNASAWVAETPGDESRAFIDMFSVHMLAPYLINLHCSPLLHRSTPADIVHISDDVVRKGSRQHIAYCATKAGLDSLTLSFAAQFAPLIKVNGIAPAMVMFNEGDDAAYRARVLAKSALGIEPGPQVIYQSVRYLLDNPYVTGTTLTVNGGRHIK
- the folE gene encoding GTP cyclohydrolase I FolE; this translates as MTLSLPHHYREILKGLGEDPEREGLLDTPKRAAKAMQYLCHGYEQNLQDIVNGALFASDNDEMVILKDIELYSLCEHHLLPFIGKAHVAYIPTGKVLGLSKLARIVDMFARRLQIQENLTRQIADAIQDVTQAAGVAVVIEARHMCMMMRGVEKQNSTMNTSVMLGAFRESNTTRMEFLQLIGRSK